Proteins encoded together in one Eubalaena glacialis isolate mEubGla1 chromosome 7, mEubGla1.1.hap2.+ XY, whole genome shotgun sequence window:
- the EOMES gene encoding eomesodermin homolog isoform X2: MQLGEQLLVSSVNLPGAHFYPLEGARGGGGGSAGHLPGAAPSPQRLDLDKAPKKFSGSLSCEAGSGEPAAAGAGAPAAMLSDADAGDAFAGTAAVAKPGPPDGRKGSPCGEEELPPAAAAAAAAAAAASARYSMDSLSSERYYLQSPGPQGSELAAPCSLFPYQAAAGAPHGSVYPAPNGARYPYGSMLPPGGFPAAVCPPGRAQFGPGAGASGGAGGSGGGGAPGAYQYGQGAPLYGPYSGAAAAGSCGGLGSLGVPGSGFRAHVYLCNRPLWLKFHRHQTEMIITKQGRRMFPFLSFNINGLNPTAHYNVFVEVVLADPNHWRFQGGKWVTCGKADNNMQGNKMYVHPESPNTGSHWMRQEISFGKLKLTNNKGANNNNTQMIVLQSLHKYQPRLHIVEVTEDGVEDLNEPSKTQTFIFSETQFIAVTAYQNTDITQLKIDHNPFAKGFRDNYDSSHQIVPGGRYGIQSFFPEPFVNTLPQARYYNGERTVPQTNGLLSPQQSEEVANPPQRWLVTPVQQPGTNKLDIGSYESEYTSSTLLPYGIKSLPLQTSHALGYYPDPTFPAMAGWGGRGSYQRKMAAGLPWTSRTSPPVFSEDQLSKEKVKEEISSSWIETPPSIKSLDSNDSGVYTSACKRRRLSPSSSSNENSPSIKCEDINAEEYSKDTSKGMGGYYAFYTTP; the protein is encoded by the exons ATGCAGTTAGGGGAGCAGCTCTTGGTGAGCTCGGTGAACCTGCCCGGCGCGCACTTCTACCCGCTGGAGGGGGCGCGAGGCGGTGGCGGCGGGAGCGCCGGCCACCTCCCGGGAGCGGCCCCCTCGCCTCAGAGGCTGGACTTAGACAAAGCGCCCAAGAAGTTCTCGGGCAGCCTCTCGTGCGAGGCAGGGAGCGGGGAGCCCGCAGCCGCCGGTGCGGGGGCCCCCGCGGCCATGCTCAGTGACGCCGACGCCGGGGACGCCTTTGCCGGCACCGCGGCCGTGGCCAAGCCGGGGCCCCCGGACGGCCGCAAGGGCTCCCCCTGCGGGGAGGAGGAGCtgccccccgccgccgccgccgccgccgccgctgccgccgccgccagcgCGCGCTACTCCATGGACAGCCTGAGCTCGGAGCGCTACTACCTCCAGTCCCCTGGGCCTCAGGGCTCCGAGCTGGCCGCGCCCTGCTCGCTGTTCCCGTACCAGGCGGCGGCCGGGGCGCCCCACGGATCTGTGTACCCGGCTCCCAACGGGGCGCGCTACCCCTACGGCTCCATGCTGCCCCCCGGCGGCTTCCCCGCGGCCGTGTGCCCACCTGGCAGGGCGCAGTTCGGCCCGGGAGCAGGCGCGAGCGGCGGCGCGGGCGGCAGCGGCGGGGGAGGCGCCCCGGGCGCCTATCAGTACGGCCAGGGGGCTCCGCTCTACGGGCCGTACTCCGGGGCAGCAGCCGCGGGTTCCTGCGGAGGACTGGGGAGCCTGGGGGTTCCCGGCTCCGGCTTCCGCGCCCACGTCTACCTGTGCAACCGGCCTCTGTGGCTCAAATTCCACCGCCACCAAACCGAGATGATCATTACGAAACAGGGCAG ACGCATGTTTCCTTTCTTGAGTTTCAACATAAATGGACTCAATCCCACCGCCCACTACAACGTGTTCGTAGAAGTGGTGCTGGCGGACCCCAACCACTGGCGCTTCCAGGGGGGCAAATGGGTGACCTGCGGAAAAGCCGACAATAACATGCAGG GCAACAAAATGTATGTTCACCCAGAGTCTCCTAATACTGGTTCCCACTGGATGAGACAGGAGATTTCCTTTGGGAAATTAAAACTCACCAATAACAAAGGCGCAAATAACAACAACACCCAG ATGATAGTCTTACAGTCTTTACACAAGTACCAACCACGACTGCACATCGTTGAAGTCACAGAGGATGGTGTGGAGGACTTGAACGAGCCCTCCAAGACTCAGACCTTCATCTTCTCAGAAACGCAGTTCATTGCAGTGACTGCCTACCAAAACACCGAT ATAACTCAACTAAAGATTGATCACAACCCCTTTGCAAAAGGCTTCAGGGACAACTATGACTC ATCCCATCAGATTGTCCCCGGAGGTCGGTACGGCATTCAGTCCTTCTTCCCGGAGCCCTTTGTCAACACTTTACCTCAAGCCCGATATTATAATGGCGAGAGAACCGTGCCACAGACCAACGGCCTCCTTTCACCCCAACAGAGCGAAGAGGTGGCCAACCCTCCCCAGCGATGGCTTGTCACACCCGTCCAGCAACCTGGGACCAACAAACTAGACATCGGTTCCTATGAGTCTGAATATACTTCCAGCACCTTGCTCCCATATGGTATTAAATCCTTGCCCCTCCAGACATCCCATGCCCTGGGGTATTACCCCGACCCCACCTTCCCTGCAATGGCAGGGTGGGGAGGTAGAGGTTCTTATCAAAGGAAGATGGCAGCTGGACTCCCATGGACCTCCAGAACAAGTCCCCCTGTGTTCTCTGAAGATCAGCTCTCCAAGGagaaagtcaaagaagaaattagctCTTCTTGGATAGAGACACCCCCATCCATCAAGTCTCTTGACTCCAATGATTCAGGGGTGTACACCAGTGCTTGTAAGCGAAGGCGGCTGTCTCCTAGCTCCTCTAGCAATGAAAATTCTCCCTCCATAAAGTGCGAGGACATCAATGCTGAAGAGTACAGTAAAGACACCTCAAAAGGCATGGGGGGGTATTATGCTTTTTACACGACTCCCTAA
- the EOMES gene encoding eomesodermin homolog isoform X1, producing MQLGEQLLVSSVNLPGAHFYPLEGARGGGGGSAGHLPGAAPSPQRLDLDKAPKKFSGSLSCEAGSGEPAAAGAGAPAAMLSDADAGDAFAGTAAVAKPGPPDGRKGSPCGEEELPPAAAAAAAAAAAASARYSMDSLSSERYYLQSPGPQGSELAAPCSLFPYQAAAGAPHGSVYPAPNGARYPYGSMLPPGGFPAAVCPPGRAQFGPGAGASGGAGGSGGGGAPGAYQYGQGAPLYGPYSGAAAAGSCGGLGSLGVPGSGFRAHVYLCNRPLWLKFHRHQTEMIITKQGRRMFPFLSFNINGLNPTAHYNVFVEVVLADPNHWRFQGGKWVTCGKADNNMQGNKMYVHPESPNTGSHWMRQEISFGKLKLTNNKGANNNNTQMIVLQSLHKYQPRLHIVEVTEDGVEDLNEPSKTQTFIFSETQFIAVTAYQNTDITQLKIDHNPFAKGFRDNYDSMYTASENDRLTPSPTDSPRSHQIVPGGRYGIQSFFPEPFVNTLPQARYYNGERTVPQTNGLLSPQQSEEVANPPQRWLVTPVQQPGTNKLDIGSYESEYTSSTLLPYGIKSLPLQTSHALGYYPDPTFPAMAGWGGRGSYQRKMAAGLPWTSRTSPPVFSEDQLSKEKVKEEISSSWIETPPSIKSLDSNDSGVYTSACKRRRLSPSSSSNENSPSIKCEDINAEEYSKDTSKGMGGYYAFYTTP from the exons ATGCAGTTAGGGGAGCAGCTCTTGGTGAGCTCGGTGAACCTGCCCGGCGCGCACTTCTACCCGCTGGAGGGGGCGCGAGGCGGTGGCGGCGGGAGCGCCGGCCACCTCCCGGGAGCGGCCCCCTCGCCTCAGAGGCTGGACTTAGACAAAGCGCCCAAGAAGTTCTCGGGCAGCCTCTCGTGCGAGGCAGGGAGCGGGGAGCCCGCAGCCGCCGGTGCGGGGGCCCCCGCGGCCATGCTCAGTGACGCCGACGCCGGGGACGCCTTTGCCGGCACCGCGGCCGTGGCCAAGCCGGGGCCCCCGGACGGCCGCAAGGGCTCCCCCTGCGGGGAGGAGGAGCtgccccccgccgccgccgccgccgccgccgctgccgccgccgccagcgCGCGCTACTCCATGGACAGCCTGAGCTCGGAGCGCTACTACCTCCAGTCCCCTGGGCCTCAGGGCTCCGAGCTGGCCGCGCCCTGCTCGCTGTTCCCGTACCAGGCGGCGGCCGGGGCGCCCCACGGATCTGTGTACCCGGCTCCCAACGGGGCGCGCTACCCCTACGGCTCCATGCTGCCCCCCGGCGGCTTCCCCGCGGCCGTGTGCCCACCTGGCAGGGCGCAGTTCGGCCCGGGAGCAGGCGCGAGCGGCGGCGCGGGCGGCAGCGGCGGGGGAGGCGCCCCGGGCGCCTATCAGTACGGCCAGGGGGCTCCGCTCTACGGGCCGTACTCCGGGGCAGCAGCCGCGGGTTCCTGCGGAGGACTGGGGAGCCTGGGGGTTCCCGGCTCCGGCTTCCGCGCCCACGTCTACCTGTGCAACCGGCCTCTGTGGCTCAAATTCCACCGCCACCAAACCGAGATGATCATTACGAAACAGGGCAG ACGCATGTTTCCTTTCTTGAGTTTCAACATAAATGGACTCAATCCCACCGCCCACTACAACGTGTTCGTAGAAGTGGTGCTGGCGGACCCCAACCACTGGCGCTTCCAGGGGGGCAAATGGGTGACCTGCGGAAAAGCCGACAATAACATGCAGG GCAACAAAATGTATGTTCACCCAGAGTCTCCTAATACTGGTTCCCACTGGATGAGACAGGAGATTTCCTTTGGGAAATTAAAACTCACCAATAACAAAGGCGCAAATAACAACAACACCCAG ATGATAGTCTTACAGTCTTTACACAAGTACCAACCACGACTGCACATCGTTGAAGTCACAGAGGATGGTGTGGAGGACTTGAACGAGCCCTCCAAGACTCAGACCTTCATCTTCTCAGAAACGCAGTTCATTGCAGTGACTGCCTACCAAAACACCGAT ATAACTCAACTAAAGATTGATCACAACCCCTTTGCAAAAGGCTTCAGGGACAACTATGACTC CATGTACACCGCTTCCGAAAATGACAGGTTAACTCCATCTCCCACGGATTCTCCTAGATCCCATCAGATTGTCCCCGGAGGTCGGTACGGCATTCAGTCCTTCTTCCCGGAGCCCTTTGTCAACACTTTACCTCAAGCCCGATATTATAATGGCGAGAGAACCGTGCCACAGACCAACGGCCTCCTTTCACCCCAACAGAGCGAAGAGGTGGCCAACCCTCCCCAGCGATGGCTTGTCACACCCGTCCAGCAACCTGGGACCAACAAACTAGACATCGGTTCCTATGAGTCTGAATATACTTCCAGCACCTTGCTCCCATATGGTATTAAATCCTTGCCCCTCCAGACATCCCATGCCCTGGGGTATTACCCCGACCCCACCTTCCCTGCAATGGCAGGGTGGGGAGGTAGAGGTTCTTATCAAAGGAAGATGGCAGCTGGACTCCCATGGACCTCCAGAACAAGTCCCCCTGTGTTCTCTGAAGATCAGCTCTCCAAGGagaaagtcaaagaagaaattagctCTTCTTGGATAGAGACACCCCCATCCATCAAGTCTCTTGACTCCAATGATTCAGGGGTGTACACCAGTGCTTGTAAGCGAAGGCGGCTGTCTCCTAGCTCCTCTAGCAATGAAAATTCTCCCTCCATAAAGTGCGAGGACATCAATGCTGAAGAGTACAGTAAAGACACCTCAAAAGGCATGGGGGGGTATTATGCTTTTTACACGACTCCCTAA